The sequence TCAAACTCAACTGTATCTCCAAGCTCTTGTGCTCCTGACGTAATGTTGAAAGATCATTGCGTAGCTTAGCCTCATTGTCCAGAGACGTCTTCAACTTGTTCTGAAGGAATTCAATCAGTTCTGAGTCCTGGATATGTCCAGACTGCATCGCCCTATGCTCCTTTTCAATCTGAATCTTCAAAGTCCTAACAAGATTCCTTTCAGAGGAGAGTTCCTCCTCGAGTTTCTCCAATTTCTTTGATTCCTCTGTTAGGTCTGATTTAAGTTGGAAAATCCGACCCTCGTATTCTGCAATCTGGCACTTCAACATACCTCTTTCAATCTCTAAATCAtccttcaatttctttaattcttcattGATCTTGTTCACTTgacttaatttcaatttcaggtCCATCAGTCTTCCCTCTTGATATTCTTGATACTGGACTTGATTCTCCACTCTGCGCGCCTTCTCTTCTGGATCACTCTCAATGGCATTCATTATTTGCCTATCCAAATGCGCTGATAAGTTCAGCTCCCTTTGGACCATGTCCTCTATGTCGGTATCGTCCTGCGAACGTTGGGCAGACGATTTTAAATCAAACAACTCCTTACTTAATTTCTCCACCATGTTCCTCAATTCAGAGTTCAGTTTTCGTTCATCTTTCAATTTCTTCCTAAGTTCAATCACGTTTCCAGATTCTTTCATTTTGTTCTGTATCGTCTCCAGGGCTTTGTGCAAGCTCTTACTGTCGTCGCTCATCTGACGTATGACCTTGTCCTTTTCCTTCAAATATTCCTGCAAGTGATGGATCTCCTGGTCCTTCTCGTTGGACGGAGAAGAGGTTCCCGAGTAGCTGGTACGTCTGGCCATCTCCTCCAATCTCCTGATTATCTGGTCTCTGTTGTTCAGACCCTCGGTCAGCCTCTGAATCTCGTTCTGGCATTCCAACATCTCTTGCTTCGTCGATTGGTACTTGGTCTTAAATTCGTACAACTGTTTATTCTCGTCCTCGATCTCTATATTCCGCGTTTGGATTGTTTCGATGGTGATGTCTTTCTCGAGGATGGCGGCTCTGAAATTCTGCAGTTCTTCCATCTTCTCCTGCCACAGAATGTTGTACTTCCTTGCATGCTCTTGCTCCTTCTCCTCTACATCTTTCTTCAGTTTGGTATTTTCCTGGTTCAATTCCATGATGATTTTCTCATTCACTTGCATCTTGTTCTTCTGCTCCTGTATCTCATCAGTTCTTAATTTCAAAACATTCTCCACCTCTTGCAGGTCTTCCTTTATTTTGTTCTCCGACACTTGGGACAACTCGTATTGATTCTGATAGAAACATTTATCcctcgtcaatgtctcgactgTTTCCTTGAACTCTGCTTGCAGCTCGTTGTAAATCTTCTGCATTCCTATCAACTCTGATTCACGTTTCTCCAGGATCATTGATTTTATTTGTAACTCCTCTTGTATCGCCTGCAACTGGTTCTCCAAATCCTCCACCTCCTTCATCGTCTCGTTAAGGGACGTCTGTGTACATTTAACTGACACGTTACTGCTCTCGTTTTTATTGCATTCTTGTCTGCGCGATTCCTGCATCTGTGTACTCTCCTGCGTCGTCTGAGATGAAGGATTCGAAAAGTGGTTCTCAGAAGTTGAGATCCTCGATCCCGATCCACCGTGCAATAAATCTATCATCCCAGATTGTTGGTTGGACGTTGGGGAGTAGCTGTGAGAGCCCAGATCCAAAGGAGGCACTTGCAGGTCCATTAAAGGCACAGAATCATCCACGGTTTTGGACGCAACAGCAGCTGTAGGAACTTTGAAAGTAGATATATTAGGCAGCGTTTGAGCTGGATTTAAGCCTCGAATAGCCTCAACAGTTTCCTCGCACTCCGAATGAATAGACAGAATATCGCTCAACGTACGAGCGCTGTTCTTTGCTTCCGTCTGACGTACCAATTCTCGTAATTGAGTCTCGTCTAAATTCAAGGAAGAATACAGATCCAGTTGCTTCTCTTTCTTGGACAATTGTTCCTTCAGATGATCTATCTCTTCGTTTTTATCAGCCAGCATGCTGTCTATCAATCGTGGCAGTTCTAACTGAGCATGCTCCTGAACGCCAACCTTCGCCTGCAGGATCTTCTTCTCTTCCTCAAGAACTTCAATATGCTCCCTGAGCTTCTGAATCGTTGCATTTTCTACTTGAACCACGTTGGCAATTTCTGCTTCTTTCTCTTGCAACAGCTGGTTGACTCTGTCCAGTTGGCTCCTCACGTCCTTTAGCTCCAAATCTTTGTCAGCGATCGTACGTTCCAGGGACTGGAATTTCGCATTGGCCTCGTGAAGCTGCAGCTCCAAACGAGACGTCGCCTGCCTCTGAGCAAATGGAGCACTCTGTTTGTGCTGCTCCAAACGACCGCGCATGGCTTCTATTTGGAACAACTGTTCAGAAGCAGTCTGTTGCAGAATTTCTTGCTCGGCTTGCAGCTCCTCGTTTTGATTCTTGAAAGCTGTAACCTGCATCTCCAGGTCTTTGATCCGTTTGAACGCGACCTCCTCGGCCCTGGCGTGCTTCAACATCTTCTCTTTAAGTTTGAGCAGTTGATCAAGAGGCAACATTGGTGGAGAAGTAGGGTCGTCAGGGGTTGGGCATCTTGAGGCATCTATTTGCTCTCTGATTGATACATCCTCACTGGGTTGACTCAGGCTTAAATTAGAGCTGCACATGTGCGCCGATTCTAGATCCCTGATTCTCTTATCCAACTGATTCTGCATGTCACGAAGTTCTGTTTTCATTTGTTTTAGTGCGCTGGAGTTCACTTTAAATTGTTCAGAACTTAACTTGTGCTTTCTTAACTCCTCCTATAAAATCATATGTTTTAGTGAAATGTTTCTTTTGTTACTTTTGCAATTTAAACTTACCTGTAATTGATTGATATGTTCATTGAGATGCTTGCTTTCACTGCCCATTTTAACAGCGTCTAACTCTTGCACCAGTTCATGTTGGTTCTTAGTTTGCGCAGCAATCACTGTTTCTAATTGATTGATCTGCATTTGCAAGGATTCCTCTTTTTCAGTCTTTATTTGAAGCTGTTGCTCCAGCTCGGTGATTATCTCTCTTAGCACCCAAATTTTGTCAATAGCTGCCTTTAGTTCACTCTCAGTCTCAGTTTTCTTGGCCTCCGTATCAGACATCATAGATGACATCTCTCTCATCTGAGACTCGAGCACTTCAACCTAAATTAcattcagaattttagaaaaatttatagtAATTATTGTATGTATCTATTTACCGTAACCATAATTAGCTGCAGAAAGCACTAGTAACATTTAAAGCATACAAATGTAACCATTGTTTCCATCAAATGATCGCTGTGTTTAGATTTCATATTCAATGCAATATAACTGTTACATGCGTATCCTAACTTTCATTAAAGtaacataaataatttgtacCTGTTACAACTTGTACACTGAAATATAAAAAGGAATACAATAACCACTCACAGCTGCTTTGCTGGCAGAAGCTTGAATCACATGGACCTCTGACGCTGCTTCAGGTGATAGTTGAGACTGCTTTGTGCGACAAACAGAAAACCAAAACCACAGTGCAGGAAAATTTGTGTTAATTAGATTAGTGATAATGCGTGTTATAAGCTGACTaattacaatatatgtataatatagttgacgatgatgaaaaaaaattaattcaactgAAATTTCCCATAAGTTATTTATTAGTTTGATCATTTTAATATGGGGGTCAGTAAAGATCTTGAATAAAATCCCAATccaaaacaaatgaaaatgattagtTAAAATAGTTCAGTTCATATACCTGAACCTTATGTAAGATTGCACCAAAAATGTAAGAAATTtccaaggaaaaaaaaaaagaaagcaggGATCTTGGGTGCATTGTATCACCTTCAAGTCTTGTTTTACATAATCTATGTAAAATATCTTTAAATTTACCTCGGACGAGATACGCaagtctctctctttctctcgttcccTTTCTTTAAGCTGTTCCTGCAAAAGATGAATCTGTCTTGCTGCTTCATCTCGTTCAGCTTCTCTCTCGCTTGCTTGTTCATCCAAAAATCTGCGGGTTGCTTTTAATTGTTTATCCGCTGCATCAATCTACACACATGTTTAGTTAGAACAGATAAGAGAATATGGGAAAAGAGAAGCATAGCAAATATTGAATTAAgaacattaaaaaaaagaaaaatacatattttaataattgcttAAGCTTAAAAgtttatctatacatatacacacacattCAATTTGATAAAATCAAAGATCTATTACAAGTGTACCATAGAATGCATGATAATACTTGAAACAGctaaaatacatttattaaaaaaagaagtcaaACAATTACATGcctgtataattaaaaaaaaaaaagatgcgaAACAAATAATAATCCAAAAGAGTATTCTGAAAGATTTATAAAATAGTTTTCATTAAGTTGCTGAGTTAAACACTTAACTCCTTGTTATTTTATAGTTATTTAATGGAAGAATAGGGAGGAGTTAACTTGTAGTATTAATTGCACGCATGCAAAATACAAATGAAGGAGAATTATTAATAACGCATGCTGTGAATACTTATTggataattattgttattttaagCGTTCAGTGTTTCATGGAATAAGAAATGGTATAATTTTTAGAGTCACTActtgattaaaaaaaagaaattcagatATTGTAAATTCACCATTAAAATTTGCACGTATGCGGTTAAAGCTACAGTTAACTTACGGAGCAGCTTGTATAATAGTATTAGTAATTCTATAATTTACCTTTCGGCAGCAAACCCTGTGAATGTATGGGGGAGGAGTAGGTTCTAAAGGCACCTGCTGGCAAGATAACAGAACGCCAATCAATTCTTTAAACTGTATCACAGAGCCATACAATTTTATCtgccgtattttttttttcttttcgttggtTTTCAATATACATACGTTTGCTTAATAGAATTCTGATGGAAATCCATCTGTTAACCGAGGTACTTTCCTTCagaaattaaattcttcattttaatATAACAACAAATTTGGTGAAAATATTGATGCAATACTAATGAAACTATACATAAAaagattatataaaaaaatatcttgTGCTATGTACAAATGCTCATAGGTACAGATAAGACACTAAAATAATACCAAATACAGAACTCGTTTTCAATAATGCAATACACCACAACTGTTTCGTATGTAGCATACCAAttctatgtaataaaaatacatgCAGTAAGTGCACTCCTTGGAGCAGAAATTTTCCTGGTTTACCTGTTGCTGTAGATCTTCCCTTTCCCTTTTAGCGTCCTCCGTTAATTTATCATTGTGCCTGCATAATCCCTCTAACAATTGCAGCAACTCTGAACAGTCTGCACCACCGTTTGATAATACATGCCTCGCTGAAATCAAGAATTATAGTTACAGACAATATTAATAGAGAAACTAGtataaaatttgattaaaatattgatatatgtttctttttattgcgcttatattaaatttcttcaaACTTATACAgagtgatcctctcgctagtggactcCGTTTTCTCGACGGGGGTGCACACTGTAGCTGGGCCCGTGAAAGGGTTTCGATGACAGAAAAgggcttgggtccattcatactggtgtggcggcacttcctgtGAGTTCattagcgagaggatcaccctgtattttCTAAAAGAATCTCCCGAGCTCACTgctattattgaaattaaaatttaaatgtagCTCCAATAGCTCAGGCTCATTAGCTCAGTTGGTTAGAGCGTCGTGCTAATAACGCGAAGGTCGCGGGTTCGATCCCCCCATGAGCCAACTTCTTTTTGTCTTtgacatgaagaagaaatttaactaggataatttaacaatttaaacTAGGATATTAATAATTCAGTGCAAAgcacggggggggggggggggggggtgcaaTAAAGTTCATTGCACTTACCTTTCTCATGCAACTGCGAAAAGTCTTCCAATGTAATATCTGTACCAATCTCATCATTCTCCCCATAGCCCTCTGTAATGATTTCTTTCTTGCTCTCTGCACTGATCAATTTTCTCTGAAGGTCTAGAATAGTTACTTTCAGTTGCTCTGCTTCTTCTTGGTAGCCCATGATCAAAGCTTCAGCTTGGCGTAGCTTCAAGTTCAACTCTTCGTTCACTTTATCCATCCACGTGTCTTTCGAAAACGAACTACGTTGAGCTTCTATGGTAGCGAAGGAAATACCAAGAATCTCAGCACTCTCCGATTTCAAACGGCGCACACAATTGTTCAATtcctgtttcaatttttctgttaTATCTTCATCTTCTTCCAGTATGGTTGGTAAGGTCTCGGTGTTACTATTTATTATAGACACTATTCCAGTACTTTGCGGAGCAAAATGAACTCTCTGGACTCTCATCGCAGAAGAGTTCAGCGTATCAGATTCAAGACTTCTCTTTGATGCGTCAAGTTCATCCATTTTCTGTGTTTTCACATTACTCAGGCTATCGGATAGCTGTCTTTTAAGGACTTCTGTGATAAGTGTATTGTTAACTTCCTCTTCGCAAATGACAAAATATTTGATCAGCTCTTCGATCAATGACTTCAGAGTGGCGCATGTTTTATTCAAACTGTTTCTGTTTAACAAAAGATTTTCAGTGAATAAATGGTACCATAAAAACCTGAAGTCTATTTAAATGCAATTACCTTTCCTCAAGGATCTTGTTATCCGTAATTGAATTTAACTCTATTCTTCCACAGTTATCGCAGGCCCCATCTAATCTAAATTTATTAAGCTCCTCTTGATGCCGGTCAATCATTCTAGCTACATTGCGCgaatattcttcttttaaacGTTGCAGCTCGACAGCATGGGTTTCTTTCAGCTGTTGCATTTCACGTTTAGCATTGTTGGTGAGTTTATCTCTCAATTTCAACAATTCTGGTGGCCAGTTGTCTTCGGAATCAGATTCAACTGCTAGAAGAGCCTATTTGAACAATTAATAAAGAATCTAGTTGACATTTTCATTTAACCAATTGAACTTATTTAGATACTCTTTAGGGAATGTACGCTTTGGATTTCTTCACAGATAAACTCGTGTGACTAAGTTTGAAGCTACCTGAATTTGTTCTTGAAGGGCATTGACAATGTCCAATTTAGCTAGAGCGATCTGTTCCTCCAACTGATGGTCGTAGGCAGCTCGTAGTTGCGTTAATTCACCATTTTCCAACGCACCCGCATCCCATTCTGTTTGACAATGCTGCATGCACACATATGTGGTCACACAATACCATGTTAGTTACAAGAGGAATAATAAACTTCATTATTCTATTGAGTTCAGGATAACTATTTCAACTTCATAAATTGTGCACGACTACAAATTATACTAAATAAACACTATTCTAACACGTGGACTATTAATCATTTCTGACAAATTATAATTggtcgaaagaaaaagagaaaaacatgAACTACATTCAAAACAAGCTAAAGTACCATGCGCTCTTTTATTCTGGAAGAAACAGACAGCGACTTTATTTTACTGAAATTAAAAGGAGACACTCCTTAATACGCAT comes from Osmia lignaria lignaria isolate PbOS001 chromosome 8, iyOsmLign1, whole genome shotgun sequence and encodes:
- the LOC117608800 gene encoding uncharacterized protein LOC117608800 isoform X2 codes for the protein MSKATDDDERRRRSLEAGREMLEKYKVERAKVQGTSHSQMGEASDEESLHNDKSLGRRESYAHEGISSRDVTQSSVSMSEGEADGDLEGLAGRIAQLEELLQGKEAIVEALNAEIDHLRAETSSPNSSQSQNSSIHSRDVISLYHIKLQEFEKAVNQRDNLIEELTWSVQHALSARDNLAAQVNSLNAMLENANAVSNKNLQEKIDTLENTLSDQKSTIQKLNGQLIQIQEHVQTLEMEKETRNAEINDYKLQIGNLNEQIRIGAADKNLNIAETLEQQKQYEARVDKIKQDMQHILKKFTAETNINTARHQQEVKDLVAKHETEIVNIQEKYEERLKQLKEENKIFADRLNKELPDLESRHAKELSIFQTQLAHYKKTVEALKLELVNRSESQQTAQAELNEYKSKLNETKVQSERTRHVQNLEHQKEKEMLTEQIKLHKLQLEEMTSKYIATSAVLESKESIERSLEQALTSAATLKEENESLKFKLDDLSSRYSAAQSLIENSQAHERTLSNKIYDLEKSLSRLSGINASTLSELNETTYQTFDEVAIQYQLTKQRLEEKAELEKLLVQRIENLEKDVRKSREELEQANLVKKSYEKQLKDMKNTCDKYKSELSSLRNESGQSSFQLDEEKKLSSQKHNVADLLRKTEEDQQEIKKLKAILEQKETELSESLKKMYDLSERLKKSEEETEQLKHGLASAWAQCAEVEEKLNQTLALSDSKLDVSVPSSSYSSALKQFRLGRVANESVNTSHDQSMDTNKILYDKDEQIDSESRARLQVKLTSVSEENERLSKELECLMEKQANYEEIKNKLKHYSMLAENLSTEKERTNEENKTLKKKLENLHSLQESINQMRVEKESLRKEIEALACVHDEQITAIKAETASEIRKVQSLMLGLKAGTTELSDLKIELEMRHAKEMEELRTYFEQKCLLMEKQYSEEIFSQQSKKMSDNDSEIADLTEGLYFGAGGDCLNVSNISGKSSRLGSPITDDNLKQNSNSFNNQSRSELEYKTNVKALQQELQNKIIEAQEMKLNYEKTLEEQKSVHERELYDIKAKERHDFLRSVVNQHCQTEWDAGALENGELTQLRAAYDHQLEEQIALAKLDIVNALQEQIQALLAVESDSEDNWPPELLKLRDKLTNNAKREMQQLKETHAVELQRLKEEYSRNVARMIDRHQEELNKFRLDGACDNCGRIELNSITDNKILEERNSLNKTCATLKSLIEELIKYFVICEEEVNNTLITEVLKRQLSDSLSNVKTQKMDELDASKRSLESDTLNSSAMRVQRVHFAPQSTGIVSIINSNTETLPTILEEDEDITEKLKQELNNCVRRLKSESAEILGISFATIEAQRSSFSKDTWMDKVNEELNLKLRQAEALIMGYQEEAEQLKVTILDLQRKLISAESKKEIITEGYGENDEIGTDITLEDFSQLHEKARHVLSNGGADCSELLQLLEGLCRHNDKLTEDAKREREDLQQQQVPLEPTPPPYIHRVCCRKIDAADKQLKATRRFLDEQASEREAERDEAARQIHLLQEQLKEREREKERDLRISSESQLSPEAASEVHVIQASASKAAVEVLESQMREMSSMMSDTEAKKTETESELKAAIDKIWVLREIITELEQQLQIKTEKEESLQMQINQLETVIAAQTKNQHELVQELDAVKMGSESKHLNEHINQLQEELRKHKLSSEQFKVNSSALKQMKTELRDMQNQLDKRIRDLESAHMCSSNLSLSQPSEDVSIREQIDASRCPTPDDPTSPPMLPLDQLLKLKEKMLKHARAEEVAFKRIKDLEMQVTAFKNQNEELQAEQEILQQTASEQLFQIEAMRGRLEQHKQSAPFAQRQATSRLELQLHEANAKFQSLERTIADKDLELKDVRSQLDRVNQLLQEKEAEIANVVQVENATIQKLREHIEVLEEEKKILQAKVGVQEHAQLELPRLIDSMLADKNEEIDHLKEQLSKKEKQLDLYSSLNLDETQLRELVRQTEAKNSARTLSDILSIHSECEETVEAIRGLNPAQTLPNISTFKVPTAAVASKTVDDSVPLMDLQVPPLDLGSHSYSPTSNQQSGMIDLLHGGSGSRISTSENHFSNPSSQTTQESTQMQESRRQECNKNESSNVSVKCTQTSLNETMKEVEDLENQLQAIQEELQIKSMILEKRESELIGMQKIYNELQAEFKETVETLTRDKCFYQNQYELSQVSENKIKEDLQEVENVLKLRTDEIQEQKNKMQVNEKIIMELNQENTKLKKDVEEKEQEHARKYNILWQEKMEELQNFRAAILEKDITIETIQTRNIEIEDENKQLYEFKTKYQSTKQEMLECQNEIQRLTEGLNNRDQIIRRLEEMARRTSYSGTSSPSNEKDQEIHHLQEYLKEKDKVIRQMSDDSKSLHKALETIQNKMKESGNVIELRKKLKDERKLNSELRNMVEKLSKELFDLKSSAQRSQDDTDIEDMVQRELNLSAHLDRQIMNAIESDPEEKARRVENQVQYQEYQEGRLMDLKLKLSQVNKINEELKKLKDDLEIERGMLKCQIAEYEGRIFQLKSDLTEESKKLEKLEEELSSERNLVRTLKIQIEKEHRAMQSGHIQDSELIEFLQNKLKTSLDNEAKLRNDLSTLRQEHKSLEIQLSLMKDHVESQKTDELPKLADLLEGERRKYLSLMENFEKEERDNAELKDTLKKLQMEKSRFEKQLEVEVEEKEKLISGLALIEGIKDHLQTDLRRTKEELRAREEECDWLQKRIKTMLDAESRRQEQRTSEHNELKALRREISNTREVMMDLEADMKQSKRELTESLEREMKLAEALEKLKERETDLLKKLSAGKEEERKLKDTILELQHDFRTSTRTESESTTEFKSRYTNEKSVPVKYIQKIKELSEINEKYMNEIGMIHEKLIETREEKEQLNRKVRLLEAQVKRIKDSDNGNLMGPNYTEKLQHFYGKYLRADSRRKALTYQKRYLLTIISGYQLSEENTLSVLAQLTKEQRTYTTMGHSRKSPKIRFKNAVLVLISIHRMKWLILRWSSGKRIGVKTLLWNADQAFAQVPKVAMNHSPPVRERRTTNGEGGFDGLALEQYYQRLKNIQQTLGLAMAESGSRPIIPE
- the LOC117608800 gene encoding uncharacterized protein LOC117608800 isoform X5 produces the protein MSKATDDDERRRRSLEAGREMLEKYKVERAKVQGTSHSQMGEASDEESLHNDKSLGRRESYAHEGISSRDVTQSSVSMSEGEADGDLEGLAGRIAQLEELLQGKEAIVEALNAEIDHLRAETSSPNSSQSQNSSIHSRDVISLYHIKLQEFEKAVNQRDNLIEELTWSVQHALSARDNLAAQVNSLNAMLENANAVSNKNLQEKIDTLENTLSDQKSTIQKLNGQLIQIQEHVQTLEMEKETRNAEINDYKLQIGNLNEQIRIGAADKNLNIAETLEQQKQYEARVDKIKQDMQHILKKFTAETNINTARHQQEVKDLVAKHETEIVNIQEKYEERLKQLKEENKIFADRLNKELPDLESRHAKELSIFQTQLAHYKKTVEALKLELVNRSESQQTAQAELNEYKSKLNETKVQSERTRHVQNLEHQKEKEMLTEQIKLHKLQLEEMTSKYIATSAVLESKESIERSLEQALTSAATLKEENESLKFKLDDLSSRYSAAQSLIENSQAHERTLSNKIYDLEKSLSRLSGINASTLSELNETTYQTFDEVAIQYQLTKQRLEEKAELEKLLVQRIENLEKDVRKSREELEQANLVKKSYEKQLKDMKNTCDKYKSELSSLRNESGQSSFQLDEEKKLSSQKHNVADLLRKTEEDQQEIKKLKAILEQKETELSESLKKMYDLSERLKKSEEETEQLKHGLASAWAQCAEVEEKLNQTLALSDSKLDVSVPSSSYSSALKQFRLGRVANESVNTSHDQSMDTNKILYDKDEQIDSESRARLQVKLTSVSEENERLSKELECLMEKQANYEEIKNKLKHYSMLAENLSTEKERTNEENKTLKKKLENLHSLQESINQMRVEKESLRKEIEALACVHDEQITAIKAETASEIRKVQSLMLGLKAGTTELSDLKIELEMRHAKEMEELRTYFEQKCLLMEKQYSEEIFSQQSKKMSDNDSEIADLTEGLYFGAGGDCLNVSNISGKSSRLGSPITDDNLKQNSNSFNNQSRSELEYKTNVKALQQELQNKIIEAQEMKLNYEKTLEEQKSVHERELYDIKAKERHDFLRSVVNQHCQTEWDAGALENGELTQLRAAYDHQLEEQIALAKLDIVNALQEQIQALLAVESDSEDNWPPELLKLRDKLTNNAKREMQQLKETHAVELQRLKEEYSRNVARMIDRHQEELNKFRLDGACDNCGRIELNSITDNKILEERNSLNKTCATLKSLIEELIKYFVICEEEVNNTLITEVLKRQLSDSLSNVKTQKMDELDASKRSLESDTLNSSAMRVQRVHFAPQSTGIVSIINSNTETLPTILEEDEDITEKLKQELNNCVRRLKSESAEILGISFATIEAQRSSFSKDTWMDKVNEELNLKLRQAEALIMGYQEEAEQLKVTILDLQRKLISAESKKEIITEGYGENDEIGTDITLEDFSQLHEKARHVLSNGGADCSELLQLLEGLCRHNDKLTEDAKREREDLQQQQVPLEPTPPPYIHRVCCRKIDAADKQLKATRRFLDEQASEREAERDEAARQIHLLQEQLKEREREKERDLRISSEVEVLESQMREMSSMMSDTEAKKTETESELKAAIDKIWVLREIITELEQQLQIKTEKEESLQMQINQLETVIAAQTKNQHELVQELDAVKMGSESKHLNEHINQLQEELRKHKLSSEQFKVNSSALKQMKTELRDMQNQLDKRIRDLESAHMCSSNLSLSQPSEDVSIREQIDASRCPTPDDPTSPPMLPLDQLLKLKEKMLKHARAEEVAFKRIKDLEMQVTAFKNQNEELQAEQEILQQTASEQLFQIEAMRGRLEQHKQSAPFAQRQATSRLELQLHEANAKFQSLERTIADKDLELKDVRSQLDRVNQLLQEKEAEIANVVQVENATIQKLREHIEVLEEEKKILQAKVGVQEHAQLELPRLIDSMLADKNEEIDHLKEQLSKKEKQLDLYSSLNLDETQLRELVRQTEAKNSARTLSDILSIHSECEETVEAIRGLNPAQTLPNISTFKVPTAAVASKTVDDSVPLMDLQVPPLDLGSHSYSPTSNQQSGMIDLLHGGSGSRISTSENHFSNPSSQTTQESTQMQESRRQECNKNESSNVSVKCTQTSLNETMKEVEDLENQLQAIQEELQIKSMILEKRESELIGMQKIYNELQAEFKETVETLTRDKCFYQNQYELSQVSENKIKEDLQEVENVLKLRTDEIQEQKNKMQVNEKIIMELNQENTKLKKDVEEKEQEHARKYNILWQEKMEELQNFRAAILEKDITIETIQTRNIEIEDENKQLYEFKTKYQSTKQEMLECQNEIQRLTEGLNNRDQIIRRLEEMARRTSYSGTSSPSNEKDQEIHHLQEYLKEKDKVIRQMSDDSKSLHKALETIQNKMKESGNVIELRKKLKDERKLNSELRNMVEKLSKELFDLKSSAQRSQDDTDIEDMVQRELNLSAHLDRQIMNAIESDPEEKARRVENQVQYQEYQEGRLMDLKLKLSQVNKINEELKKLKDDLEIERGMLKCQIAEYEGRIFQLKSDLTEESKKLEKLEEELSSERNLVRTLKIQIEKEHRAMQSGHIQDSELIEFLQNKLKTSLDNEAKLRNDLSTLRQEHKSLEIQLSLMKDHVESQKTDELPKLADLLEGERRKYLSLMENFEKEERDNAELKDTLKKLQMEKSRFEKQLEVEVEEKEKLISGLALIEGIKDHLQTDLRRTKEELRAREEECDWLQKRIKTMLDAESRRQEQRTSEHNELKALRREISNTREVMMDLEADMKQSKRELTESLEREMKLAEALEKLKERETDLLKKLSAGKEEERKLKDTILELQHDFRTSTRTESESTTEFKSRYTNEKSVPVKYIQKIKELSEINEKYMNEIGMIHEKLIETREEKEQLNRKVRLLEAQVKRIKDSDNGNLMGPNYTEKLQHFYGKYLRADSRRKALTYQKRYLLTIISGYQLSEENTLSVLAQLTKEQRTYTTMGHSRKSPKIRFKNAVLVLISIHRMKWLILRWSSGKRIGVKTLLWNADQAFAQVPKVAMNHSPPVRERRTTNGEGGFDGLALEQYYQRLKNIQQTLGLAMAESGSRPIIPE